Proteins encoded by one window of Branchiostoma floridae strain S238N-H82 unplaced genomic scaffold, Bfl_VNyyK Sc7u5tJ_1120, whole genome shotgun sequence:
- the LOC118407265 gene encoding tubulin alpha-3 chain-like: protein MRECISVHVGQAGCQIGNACWELYCLEHGIQPDGQMPSDKTIGGGDDSFNTFFSETGAGKHVPRAVFVDLEPTVVGKALT, encoded by the coding sequence CGTGAGTGTATCTCCGTCCATGTGGGCCAAGCCGGGTGTCAGATCGGTAACGCCTGCTGGGAGCTGTACTGCTTGGAGCACGGTATCCAGCCTGATGGCCAGATGCCGAGCGACAAGACCATCGGCGGCGGGGACGACTCCTTCAACACGTTCTTCAGCGAGACCGGCGCCGGCAAGCACGTTCCCCGCGCCGTCTTCGTGGATCTGGAGCCCACCGTAGTCGGTAAGGCCTTAACTTAG